Within the Beduinella massiliensis genome, the region ATGGGCAGATTATCGTCCCTTGCCATGAGCATTCCCTCCTTTCACTATAGAATATCTATTGCATAGAAAAAACGATACAAACTATAGCGTAATTTTATGCTATAGATTGAAAATCAACTAAAGATAGTTTATACTGCTATTGATGATAATATGGGAGGGTGATTCGATGCCGACGGATAAGGAAGGAATCGAGCGGGCGCTCAGGACCCTGCCGTCCCTGCCCTTCCCCCTGGACGAGGAGCGCTGCGGCGCCCCGGCCGTCCGCGAGACGGCGGTGTCCGGCGTCTACCGCATCGATCTCTTCCCGCGGCTCAGCGGCGTGGACGCGGAGAATCGGTGCCGCCTGTACGCTGCCTCCCCGCAGCGGGCGCGGGAGGTCTTTTCGGGCGAGGTGCTGGCCATGGGGAGGGAAGAAGGAGCGCTCTGGTTTGTCACGATCCATTCCGCCTTCGCGGCGGAATACGAGCTGTGCCGCTACCGGCAGCGCACGGCGTCCGGGCGGGAGCGCGCGAGGCTGGAACGCGAGGCGATGGCCTGCGCCCTGCTGGGCGCGAAGGACGAATCGGGCTACTTCGGGGAATAGACGCCGCCCGAGCGCACGCCGGACGGGGGACGCGCCCGCTACCGGCAGGCGGATCGGGGCGTCTGGTTCGTCGAAGGGGGCGGAAATTGGTTCTTCGCTGTCATGCGGCCGCTGCTGCGATCTATGGAGGACGAGGCGCTGGACTTGGCCTGCCCGAACGCGGGCCCTTCGTCCCCCTGCGTTTTCTGGCGCCTGGAGGCGTGCGCGCCGGCCGTCTATCATCTCCTGTACGATGAGGGCCGGGAGGGGCTGCGGGCGTGGATCACGTCGCGGGAGGACCTCGTCAACGCCGTCTGGCGCGCATGCCCGGCCTTCGCCCGCCAAAGGCAGGCCTTTGCGCAGAGCGTGAAAAGCATCGACGCGGGCTACGGCAAATCGCCGGCCTTCAGCGGCTTCGACTTTACGCGCACGGGCCCCGGCGACCGGGAATTTCTGCGAAAAGAACGGCTTGGCGCTTGACGCGGGCAAAAAACTGTGCTAGACTGATCCCCAATATACAGGACGGGGGCGGCGAGGATGGAGCGCTTTTATCAGACGGTTTGCCTGAACAGGGACGACGATCGATAGCGCTTGCAGCCGCTTCGCGCGGGTGCAGGCGCTTGACGTTTGCGCCTGTGCGGGAGCCGGTAGAGATTTACAGAAGGACCGCATGGACAGGAAGTTGCCCGTGCGGCCCTTTTTCTATATCCATCCCGCAAGGAGGGAGAGGGGGTGATGGGATGGGGCATAGGGATGATGCCCTCGCGGACGCCGGCGCTGCGAACGAAAGCACGCGGACGACCGACGACAGGAGGAATGTAAACCATGGAAATCAGAACGATTCCCGCGGCCCTGAACCGGAACTTTGTAGAGGCGGAGGCATTGGGGGAGCACATCGGGCGGCAGGTCAGGATCTGCGGCAGCGTCTATAAGCTGCGGCGCATGAGCGGTTTCGCGTTCGTGTTGCTGCGAACGGGGCGAAGCATGGTGCAGTGCGTGTACTGCAAGGAGGACTGCGCCTTCCCGCTGGAGGCGCTCGCGGAGGAAAGCTGCGTGGCCGTGACGGCGGACGTCGCCGCCGAACCGCGCAGCCGCGCGGGCTACGAGCTGAAAATTCGGGAGATCGAGGTGCTCTGCACCCCCGCGGCGCCGCCGCCCGTCGTCATCAACCAGAAGCGGGTGGACACGTCCCTCGATCATCTGCTGGACGCGCGCGCGGCCACCCTGCGCAACGAGCGGGAGCGCGCGATCTTTCTCGTGCAGGCGGGGCTCTGCGAGGGCCTGCGCGCGTTTCTTTCGCGCGAGCGCTTCACGGAGGTACACACGCCCAAGATCGTGGCCTCCGGCGCGGAGGGCGGCGCGAACATCTTTCATCTGGACTACTTCGGCCGCGCGGCCTGCCTGGCCCAGAGCCCGCAGCTTTACAAGCAGATGCTGGTCGGCGTCTTCGGGCGGGTGTACGAGATCGGGCCCGTCTTCCGCGCGGAGAAGCACGACACCTCGCGCCACCTGAACGAATACACCAGCGTGGACCTGGAGATGGGCTACATCGAGGGCTTCGAGGAACTGATGCGCCTGGAGACCGCGATGCTTTCCGGCACGCTGCAAAGCGTCGCGGAGGCCTGCGGGCCAGAGATTTCGCTGCTGGGCGCCAGCATCCCCCAGATCGAGGGCATTCCCGCCGTCCGCTTTGGGGAGGCCAAGGCCTGGGTCGCCCGGGCCCTTGGCAGGGGCGTGCGCGATCCCATGGACCTGGAGCCGGAGGAGGAGCGGACGCTGTGCGAGCTCGTGCAGCGGGAAACGGGCAGCGAATTCGTGTTCGTGACGCGCTACCCGAGCGCCAAGCGGCCGTTTTACGCGATGGACGACCCCGAAAACCCGGCGGAGACGCTGAGCTTTGACCTGCTGTTTCGCGGCATGGAAATCACGACCGGCGGGCAGCGCATTCACGACTACGCCCAGCAGGTGGAAAAGCTGGAGCGCCGGGGCATGGACGCCTCGCAGTTTGCGGACTACCTCGCGGCGCACCGCTGCGGCCTGCCGCCGCACGGCGGGCTGGGCCTGGGGCTGGAGCGGTTGACGGCCCGGCTGCTGGGGCTTGAAAACGTGCGCCGCGCCGCGCTCTTCCCGAGGGACGCGGGGCGGGTGACGCCGTAGGGGAGGATGCGCAACCCCGGCCTTTTTCCTTTTGGGCTGCCGCCGCGCGCGCGGGTGTGCTATAATACATTCAATACGATCATGCCGACAGGAGGAATCGCTTTGCCGCCATTTGCCCATCTTCACCTGCACACCGAATACAGCCTGCTGGACGGAGCCAACCGCATCGGCCCCCTGCTCGACCGCGTCAAGGAGCTGGGGATGGAGCACTGCGCCGTGACGGACCACGGCGTGATGTACGGCGTGGTGGACTTTTACGCAGAGGCGAAGAAGCGCGGCATTCACCCGGTCATCGGCTGCGAGGTCTACACCTGCGAGGACATGGACGAAAAGCACTCCGCCGCGCGCGAGTACAGCCACCTCATCCTGCTGTGCGAGAACCAGACGGGCTATAAAAACCTCGTGAAGCTGGTGAGCGAGGGGTGGACGCGGGGCTTTTATTACAAGCCGCGTATCGACATGAAGCTGCTGCGCGGGCATACGGAGGGGCTCATCGCCCTCTCCGCCTGCCTGTCGGGCGACCTGCCCAAGCTGCTGCTGGACGGGCGCATGGACGACGCCTGCCGCCATGCGCTCAAGATGCAGGAGCTGTTCGGCAGGGGGAATTACTTCATCGAGATCATGGATCACGGCATCGCGGAGGAACGCCAGGTGCTGCCCCTGCTGGTGCAGGTGTCGGAGCGCACGGGCATCCCGCTCGTCGCGACCAACGACTGCCACTACCTGCGCCGCGAGGACGCCCGCGCGCAGGAGGTGCTCATGTGCATCCAGACCGGCAAGACGCTGGACGACGAGAACCGCATGCGCATCGACACGGAGGAGCTGTACGTCAAGTCGCCGGAGGAGATGGCCAGCGTCTTCCCCCAGTGGCCGCAGGCGCTCGCGCGCACGGTGGAGATCGCCGCGCGCTGCGAGGTGACGTTCGACTTTAAGACCATTCACCTGCCCAGCTACCCCGTGCCGGAGGGGAAGACGGCGCTTTCCATGCTGCGCGAGCTTTGCGAGCAGGGGCTCGCGGAGCGATACGCGCCCGACAGGCAGGACGCGCGCGAGCGGCTCGAATACGAGCTTTCGGTCATCGAGTCCATGGGCTACGTCGATTACTTCCTGATCGTCTGGGACTTCATCCACTACGCCAAGCAAAACGGCATCATGGTCGGCCCGGGCCGCGGCAGCGCCGCAGGCTCCATCGTCGCCTACACGCTGGACATCACGACGCTGGACCCGCTGCGCTACAACCTGCTGTTCGAGCGCTTCCTCAACCCGGAGCGCATCTCCATGCCGGACATCGACGTGGACTTCTGCTACGAGCGCAGGCAGGAGGTCATCGACTACGTCGCCCGCCGCTACGGCCAGGATCACGTCTCCCAGATCATCACGTTCGGCACCATGGCCGCGCGCGCGGTCGTGCGCGACGTGGGCCGCGCGATGGGCTATCCCTACGCCGAGGTGGACGCGGTCGCCAAGCTCATCCCCATGGAGCTGAACATGACGCTGGACAAGGCGATGAAGGCGAACCCGGAGTTTCGGCGGCGCTACGAGGACGAGCCGCGCGTGAAGGCGCTGGTCGATACCTCGCTGACGCTGGAAGGCATGCCGCGCCACGCCTCCACGCACGCGGCGGGCGTGCTCATCACCCGGCAGCCGGTGACGGAGTACGTGCCCCTGCAGATGAACGACGACGTGGTGACGACCCAGTTCCCCATGGGTACCATCGAAAAGCTGGGCCTGCTCAAGATGGACTTTCTGGGCCTGCGCACGCTGACGGTCATCAGGGACGCGCTGGACATGCTGCGCGCGCGCGGCGTAGACCTGAGGCCGGAGGACATCCCGCTGGACGACCCGGCGGTGTACGAGATGATCTCAAACGGCGACACGGACGGCGTCTTTCAGCTCGAATCCGGCGGCATGCGCAACTTCCTGCAGAACATGAAGCCGCAGACCTTCGAGGACATCATCGCCGCGATTTCGCTGTACCGCCCGGGCCCGATGGACACGATCCCGCGCTACATCGAGTGCAAGCAGGACCCCTCGAAGATCGTGTACCTGCACGAAAAGCTGCGCCCCATCCTGGACGTGACCTACGGCTGCATGGTCTATCAGGAGCAGGTCATGCAGATCGTGCGCGACCTGGCGGGCTATTCGCTGGGGCGCAGCGACCTGGTGCGCCGCGCGATGGCCAAGAAGAAGCACGACGTCATGGCGCAGGAGCGCGAATACTTCATCCACGGCCTCGTGGAGGACGGCAGGGTGGTCGTGCCGGGCTGCGTGCGCGGCGGCGTCAGCGAGGAGATCGCGATCAAGATCTTCGACGAGATGACGGCGTTCGCGTCCTACGCGTTCAACAAGCCGCACGCGGCCGCTTACGGCGTGGTCGCCGTGCAGACGGGCTATCTCAAGGTGCACTACCCGGTGGAGTTCTTCGCGGCGCTGATGAACTCTGTCGCGGGCAACGCCTCCAAGATCGCCATGTACACCCAGTATTGCCGCAAGCACGGCATCGCCTTCCTGCCGCCGGACGTGAACCTGTCCGTGCGCAAGTTCAGCGCCTCGAAGGACGCGGACGGGCGCCCGGGCATCCGCTTCGGCCTGGGGGCGATCAAGAGCTGCGGGGACAAGGCGATCGACGCCATCGTGCGCGAGCGCGAGGCGGGCGGGCCCTATCGGGATATTTACGACTTCTGCCGCCGGGTGGACACCGACCAGGTGAACAAGCGCGTGGTGGAAAGCCTCGTCAAGGCGGGCGCGTTCGACCAGACGGGCGCGCGCCGGGCGCAGGTGATGGCCGTGTACGAGCGCGCGCTGGACGGCGCGGGCCGGTCGCGGCGGCAGAACATCGCCGGGCAGGTATCGCTCTTCGGGGAGATGCTGGACGACGCGCCGCCGCCCCTGCCGAACGTGCCGGAGTACCCGCTGCGGATGCTGCTGTCCATGGAGAAGGAAGTGACGGGCGTATACATCAGCGGGCACCCGCTGGACGAATACCGCAAGTCGCTCTCGCTGCTCAGGATGAACACCGGCCTGCTGGAGGACATGAAGGAGAGCCCGGACAAGGGGCTCTCGTGGGACGGCATGACGGTCAAGATGGGCGGCCTGCTGGCGGAGGTGCGCCAAAAGGCGACGAAGTCCGGCGGCATGATGGCGTTTGCGACGCTGGAGGATTTGACCGGCCAGATCGAGACGCTGGTCTTCCCGCGCGTCTACGAACGCACGGCGGCGGAGCTGGTGCCGGACACGGCGGTGGTGCTTTCCGGCCGCCTGTCCGTGCGCGAGGAGGAGGAGCCCAAGCTGCTGCTGGACAGCGTGACGCCGCTGCTGCCCGACAGCCAGCAGGGGGCGGTGCTCTCCGAGACCGCGCAGGACGAGTTTGCGGGCATGCCCGTGCCGCCGCCCGCCTACGAGCAGCAGCAGGAGCGCGTCTACAGGAACGACGAGCTGGACGCCGCGGAGCGCGCGGACCCGCCCGCGCCCAAGAAGCTGTTCCTGAAGCTGCCGGGCGAGGGGACGATCGCGGGGCTTACGCCGCTGCTCTCGCAGTACCCGGGCGAGCTGCCGGTGCTCTTCTTCCTGTCGGACCGGCGCGTGACGCTCAGCGCGCCCCGCGAGCTGTACGTTTCGCCGGATCACGGGCTCGTGCGCGCGCTGCGCGCGCGGCTGGGCGCCTCCTGCGTGGTGCTGAAGTAAAAGAGGGAACTGAATGAAAGAAGCGGCCCGCAGAACGCAGAAGCGTTTTGCGGGCCGCGAATGTTTCAGCAAACCCTATGGCGTCCCGCCGGCCTCATGCGGGCGGACGGGCGCACTTGTTGCGGGCCCACAGGAGCGTCTCCGCGAGCCCGTACGCCGCGTAGGGGAAGAGCATGACGTAGTAGGGCAGGATGTACATGGACTTAGCCTCGAAGAGCATGTGGTAGAGGCCGCCGCCGAAGATCGTGAGCGCGAGCGGCAGGTGCAGGAGCGTGCCGCGCCTGCGCAGACGCCAGAGCCCCACGGCGCCGAAAAGGTAGATCAGCGATTGAAAGGCGTTCATAAAGGCGGTGAGCGCCCGGCCGGGCGTGCCGTCGTAGACGGCGCGCACCCAGGGCGGTATGGGGCGCGCGTGCGCGCGGACTTCGCTGACCCAGATGCTTTCAAAGGTCGGCTCGGTCCATTGGCTGAGCAGCTTGTCGCCCAGGAAGGCGAACGCCCGGGCGGGATTTTGGGCAAAGCGCCAGAGGCTGTTGCGAATGCCCTCCAGGGAAGCGCGCCGGGTGGCCTGCGCGTCGCAGCCGGAGGCGTAGAACGTATCCACCCAGGAAGCGGTGTGCCAGCCTGCGGACCGTCCGTCTCCCTGACTGAGCCCCATCGCCAGCCAGGCAACCTGCGGCATGCCGGCCCCCAGGTCCGTTTGCGCCCGCGCCTCGTAGAGCGCGACGACGGCGCCCTGGGCGAGCAGCGGCAGGAGCAGCATGGCCGTTGCGGCAAGCGCCAAGGCGCGCCGCCGACGCGCGGCCGAAGGTGCGGCCGAAGGTGCGGCCGAAAGCGCGAGCGTGATCGCCATCGCGACCGCGGCGATGAGGCAGTTGTACTTGAGCAGCACGGCAGGGACGATCAGGACGAGCGAGAGGCATAGCGCCGCGCGCCGCCCATCCCGCAGGTAGGCGCAAAGCCGTTCCAGCGCCCAGAGCATGAGCGCGAGCGCTGGCAGGGTGCCGTAGACGAACGTACACAGGAACGCCGGCTGCACGAGCCCCGCGAGGAGAAGGAGGAGCAGCACGCGCACCGAGCTATCTTCAAATAAGTGCGCGCTCAGGCGCAGAAGCGCCGCGTAGGCCGCCAAGAGGCAAAGGACGTTGAAGAGCTGCATCGCCCAAAGCACGGCATCCTCCCGAAAAAGGCGGGCGGCGGCCTCGAGCAGCGCGGTGTATCCGAGCTGAAAGGGGTATGCGCGAAAATAGCTGTTTGCGTCCGAAAGCGCGCTCAGGTTTCCGCGCGCGAACGCCAGCGCCGCGCTGTACAGGGAAAGAGAGTCGAACGCCGGCATCGCGCGAACGCGAAGCACCCACGCGGCTCCGAAGACCGCGGTAAAAGCGAACAGCAGCGCGGTCAGAAACCGCCGCGGCAGGCGATCAAGGCGGGGGTACAGCCCATAAAGCATCCCCGCCACGGCGCCGATGAACAGCACGTTCAGCCAGACGGGGTCCCAGCGATAGACGGTGTATTCGTAGAGGTAGTGAAGCGGGTCCGACGTATCGAGACGGCACGAGGCGGCAAGGGACGCCGCCGCCAGAAAGAAAAAGAGAACGCCCAGCACTGCGAAGAGCGCCTGCGCGGCGTGCGCGGAAAAGCTTTTGCGCATGGGCTGTTCACCTTCCTTTTGTATGGACTGCAATTCATCATAAGGCAAGGGCGAATGCTTGTCAAGAATCACGACGATGCCCAAGGTGGAGCGGTGAAATGAAAATGTACGCATCTGCGCGTTTTCATCAATTTTCCGCAACAGGAACGCGAGATTTGCTTGACAGGGAGCCGCAAGACCTGTATACTTAAATAGCTTATTGTGGGTTCGAGCGCCGTACCGGCGGCGCGAGTCCAAATATAGATTCGCTGATTATGATAGAAGGAGTGGAAGATCCTATGTTCAGAACGTATCAGCCCAAGACGCGCCAGCGCGCGAAGGTGCATGGTTTCCGCGCCCGTATGTCCACGAAGAACGGCCGCCGCGTTCTCGCTGCCCGCCGTCGTCGTGGCCGCGCGAAGCTCACCGTCTGATTTTGCGCGCCCGGTAACTTTGCATTCCGCCCCCGTGCGCTCCACGCGCATGGGGCGGCGGCGCCGGTTTCACCCGGCGCATCTGCCCGGCCCGTCGCAAGCGTTGACATCTGCGCAAGCGGCGCGGCCCTTTTTATTATGCAAACGGCGTCGTCGGCGCCGCGAAATCGAATGCGCCGCTCGTTTGCGGCGTCTGGGAGGGCTGTTATGAAACGAATGTACAGCCTGAGAAAGAACAGCCAGTTCCAGTTCGTCTACCGGCGCGGGAAGTCCTATGCCTGCCGTGAGCTCGTGCTGCTGTTCGTGCGCGGTTCCAAGCTGCAGGTCGGCTTTTCCGTCAGCAAGAAGGTCGGGAAAGCCGTCGTGCGCAACCGCGTAAAGCGCAGGCTGCGGGAGGCATTCTCCCCGCAGATTCCCAACCTGAAGTGCGGGCAGTACGTCTTTGTCGCCCGCGAAGCCGCCGCCAGGGCGGACTTCGCGCATCTGCAGCGCTCGATGTGTTACCTGCTCAGAAAGCAGGGCCTGTATCGCGAGGAAGCAAAATGAAACGTATCCTGCTGTGGCTGATCCGGTTCTACCAGCGGAGAATCAGCCCAGGGTTGCCGCCGTCGTGCCGCTTCGTGCCGACGTGTTCCGAGTATGCGCGCCAGGCGATCGAAAAGTACGGCGCGCTCAAGGGGACGTACCTGGCGGTGCGCAGGCTGCTCAAGTGCCACCCCTTCCATCCGGGCGGGTACGATCCCGTCCCCTGAAAATGCTTTCCCCTCGGAGCGCGCGGGATGCTCCCGCGCCCCGGGACTTTTGATGAACAGATTGAACTAAGGGAGGATTACCCCCGCATGAACGTATTCAACGGTCTGCTGCTGTCGATCATTCAGGTGATTTACAAGATCATCCCCGACTACGGATGGTCGATCATCGTCTTTACGCTGCTGGTAAAGCTGTGCCTGACGCCCCTTGACCTCAAGAGCCGCCGCTCCATGAAGCGCATGTCCGACCTGAACCCCAAGCTGGAGGCCCTCAAGAAGAAGTACGGAGCCGACCAGGAAAAGTACAACCAGAAGATGCAGGAGCTGTACGCCAAGGAGAAGATCAACCCGCTCTCCGGCTGTCTGCCGATGCTGATCTCCATGCCGATCCTGTTCGCCATGTTCTACGCGATGCGCACCATCGCCAACGAGGAGCTGGTGCGCCAGTTCCTGACCTTTAAGGCCAATCCCGCCATGGACGTGAGCGCGCTCGCGCAGCCCTTCCTGTGGATCAAGAACCTGTGGATGCCCGACACGCCGTTCGCCACGGTGCTGCCGGATATGACCAGCCTGCAGGGCGTCGCCCTGGAGACGTGGAACGCGGTCAGCCAGCGCCTGTTCACGCAGGGCGTGATTCCGGAGGCGCTGAACCTTGCCAACAAAGAAGCGCTCGATACTTTTATGAAAACTGTCGTCGCGCCGTTTATCGCCTCGGCCGATTACGCCCCGCACGTCGCGGCCCTCTCGCCGTCGCTGGCTAACCTGAACTTCATCCTCTTCCGCCTGACGGTGTTCAAGGATTTCAACGGCCTGTTCATCCTGCCCGCGCTGGCCATCGTCTCCCAGATCGGCATGACGAAGATCACCGGCCAGCAAAACGCGCAGCCCGCGGCCCAGGGGCAGCCGAACATGAACATGATGACCTGGATGTTCGCGATCATGTCGCTGATCTTCTGTACCACGTCCAGCGCCGCGTTCGCGCTGTACTGGGTGTTCTCCAACGTCTTTGCCATGGTTCAGCAGATTGCCTTTGCCAAGTATTTTGAATGGCAGGACCGCAAGGCCGCCATTGCTGAGGAGGTCGGCATCAAATGACCACGCGTGAGTTCTCGGCCAAAACCACCGAGGAGGCGATCAGCGAGGGCTTAAAACAGCTCGGCTGTACGCTGTCGGACGTCAAAGTGGAAGTGCTCGACGAGGGAGCCAAGGGCCTGTTCGGTCTGTTCGGATCCAAGCCTGCCCGCGTCCGCCTGACGGTGAAGCGCGAGGAGGACGAGGACGACGGCATGTCCGACATCCTGAGTTCCCTCACGCTCAACCCGCAGCAGCAGCGCCGTCAGCGTCCGGCTCGTCCGGAGCCCGCGCCGAAGGCGGAGCCCGCACCGAGGGCAGAACCCGCACCGAGGGCGGAGTCCGTCGCGAAGGCGGAACCCGCGGCGAAGGCGGAACCCGCACCGAGGGCGGAGCCCGCGCCGAAGGCGGAACCCGCCGCGAAGGCGGAGTCTGCGGCGAAGGCGGAACCCGCCGCAAGGAGCGAATCCGCAGAGCGGCCGCGCAGCGCGGACAGGCCGCGCGGACAGCGCGGACGCGGCCCGCGCGCACCCCGGCCGGAGGGGGCCGCGCAGCGTCCCGAGCCGGTCATGCGCAAGGAGGCCGAGCTGCCCAGCGAACCGCCGGTGATGCACGACCCGCAGACGCCGGAGGGCCGCGCGCAGAAGTTCCTGATGGACGTGACGAACCTGATGGGCGTGCCCGTCAGCGTATACGTGGACAAGAACGAGGACGGCAGCCTGTACGTGCGCATGGTGGGCGACACGCTGGGCATTTTGATCGGCAGGCGGGGCGAGACGCTGGACGCGCTGCAGTATCTGGCGAGCCTGCAGGTGAACAAGGGCCGCGAGGGCTACATCCGCGTCACGCTGGACACCGAGAACTACCGCGCCAAACGCGAGGAATCCCTGCGCCGGCTGGCGGCGCGCATGGCGCAGCGCGCCGTGAAGACGGGCCGCAAGGTCGTCCTGGAGCCGATGAACCCCTACGAGCGGCGCGTGCTGCACGCCTCGCTGCAAAACCACCCGAACGTCACGACGCACAGCGAGGGCGAGGAACCCAACCGTCACGTCGTCATCACGCTCAAGGGCAAGGAAGAGCGCCCGGAAGAGAGCAAGTAAGAAGTTTTCTGAATCCATCGAAAAGCTGCGCGCGGGTTGTGTCCGCGCGCAGCTTTTCTTCGTTATAAATGACAGCGCCGCGCCGCCGCATAAGCGGCAGCGCGGCTTCGTCTGTTCAATGTAGACAGTTCGATCAGTTCGTCTCCAGGTACATCATTTCGAGCTTCTTATCCAGCTCCTTGACGAGCTGGTCGGCGGAAAGCTGGCCGTCCATGTAGCGCACGAGCAGGGTGTTCAGCTCCTGGGTCGCGGCCTGGTTTTCCATGTTGAACATGAAGGACGCGTTCAGGCCCAGCGTCATGTAGGGCGCAAACTCGCGGTAGTAGCGGATGCCGTCCGGGCTTACGGCCCAGTAGGTCTTGTCGAGCGCGTCGAGCTGCGCCTTGTTCTGGTCGATCTTCGCCGTCAGGTCGGCCTTGTCCGCGTCCTCTGCGGTCTCAAGCTGCGCGGTCAGCGCGTCGATTTCCTTCTGTATCTCCGCGACGGTCTTCTCGTAGTCCTTCGGGCGGGCGGGTTCGTCATTGCCCGGGTAGAGGGACACGCGCATGCGGTCGGAGGGGTGTGCGGCGGCGTACTCCAGGAACTGCGCGGCGAGGTCGAGATTCGGGCTGTTCGGGTTGAGCACGTAGACCACCAGGCTCGCCTGAATGGCCGGGGTCTCCCCTTCGGTGAAGACCATCGGCGCGATCGGGCGCTTGAGCGGTTCCGCGTCGTCCGAGACGGTCAGCACGTCGGTCGTCAGCGATTCGATCAGGGATTCGCGCATCAGCACGGCGGTGATCTCCTCCATGAGCTCAGGCGTGATTTCCTCCGTGTAGTTCATGTCGATGTCCATGCTCTCGATCTGATCGAGGATGTCGATGAATTCCTGGCTGTCGAACTTGAGCGGCTCACCCTCCTTGGCGTACATGAGGGCGTACTGCGTCAGCGCGTTGGACAGCAGCTGCACGCCGCCCAGGTAGAGCTGCATGTAGTTGTAATCCGGGAACTTCTCGGCGTATTCGCTGTTCCACAGGTCGAGCTGAGAGAACAGCTGGCTGAACGTCACCGGCACCTCTTCGTCCCAGCCGACTTCCTTCCAGGCGTCCTCGTTCACCGCCCAGGAGACGAGCTGGAACTGCTGGGGGTAGGCGTAGAGCTTGCCGTCCAGCATGAGCGCTTCGGCGATCTGCGGATACATGTTCTGCACGTCCGCCGTCAGCGCTTCGGATTCGATGGGGGCGAGATACCCCTTGTTCATCAGCGTGTCCACGCCCAGCAGCACGTTGAGCACGTAGATGTCCACGTTCGACGCGCCGGAGAGCATGTCGTTGCGCACGGCCTCGCTGCCGGTCAGCATTGTGGAGCTGTCGAAGGAGAGCGCCACGCCCGTCTCCTGCATGAAGGCGCGCGCGGTATCGTCCATCGTGCCGCCGAGGAGGGTCAGCTTCTGGCCGTCCTGCGTCTCGCCGGGCGCGCGCAGCAGCACGCCTTCCTCGGAGGAGACGGCGTACAGGCCGTTTACGACGGCGGCAGGGCGCGTCATGCTCGAGGTCACGGGCGCGTAGGAAACGGTCTGAAGCGAGCCGTCCGCCTCCACGCGCTTCACCTCGCCCGCGCCGGAGAGGTAGACGGTATCGCTCACGGCGTCGTAAGCGATGCCGCCCATCTGCTGGCCGAGGTTAGCGGCGACGGTGTCGCCGAGGGCTCCCTCCGCGTCCACCTCGTCGATGACGATGCCCAGGTCCGTTCCGCCGCTGTCGGAGACGCGCTGAATGTCCTGCCACATCAGCAGGATTTTGCCGTCCTTATAGGGCGCGATCTCCAGCGCGTACATCAGCTTGTTGATCGTCATTTCGCCCGTCGTCAGGTCGAAGCGCAGAAGCTGCGAATCCGTGCTGACGGGGTTGGACTGGTTGTAGGCGATCATGTAGACGGCGTCCGCGGTATTGCACACGCCGTAGACCAGGTACTGCAGCTGGCCGCCCGCGACCATCGCGCTCCAGTCGAGCTGCACCTTCTGGTCGATCGCGCCGTCCGCGAGGGGGCCCGCGGCGCCGGTCAGCATGTCGAGGCCCCACAGCTCGTCACCGCCGAGCAGCTGGGTCGATTCCGACGACAGCTTGAAGAGGGGCTGCGCCTGCGCCTCGCCCGGGGCGTAGGAATAGACGAACCCGTCCAGGGTGAAGTAGAGCGTGCCGCCCGCGGCGACGGGCGAAGCGGCGCCCGGCAGCAGCACGTCGCCGTTTTCGGCGGGTTCTACGGCGAGCGGGGCGCCGGCCGCCTGCGGTTCCGACGCTTGCGGTTCCGCCGCCTGCGGTTCCGACGCTTGCGGTTCCGCCGCCTGCGGTACCGCCGCCTGCGGTGCGGACGTTTCCTCGGCCGCGGGCGCGCCGCCGCCGATCACGATGCCGGTGGCGAGCGCCGGCACCGTGCCGAGCGCCAGCATAAGAGAAAGCAGCATGCAAAGCAGTTTTTTCGTCATGTTCTCCATCCTTCCAACTCGTCTGGATGCTCTTGCATCCGGATGGGTA harbors:
- a CDS encoding YidC/Oxa1 family membrane protein insertase, coding for MNVFNGLLLSIIQVIYKIIPDYGWSIIVFTLLVKLCLTPLDLKSRRSMKRMSDLNPKLEALKKKYGADQEKYNQKMQELYAKEKINPLSGCLPMLISMPILFAMFYAMRTIANEELVRQFLTFKANPAMDVSALAQPFLWIKNLWMPDTPFATVLPDMTSLQGVALETWNAVSQRLFTQGVIPEALNLANKEALDTFMKTVVAPFIASADYAPHVAALSPSLANLNFILFRLTVFKDFNGLFILPALAIVSQIGMTKITGQQNAQPAAQGQPNMNMMTWMFAIMSLIFCTTSSAAFALYWVFSNVFAMVQQIAFAKYFEWQDRKAAIAEEVGIK
- the jag gene encoding RNA-binding cell elongation regulator Jag/EloR, coding for MTTREFSAKTTEEAISEGLKQLGCTLSDVKVEVLDEGAKGLFGLFGSKPARVRLTVKREEDEDDGMSDILSSLTLNPQQQRRQRPARPEPAPKAEPAPRAEPAPRAESVAKAEPAAKAEPAPRAEPAPKAEPAAKAESAAKAEPAARSESAERPRSADRPRGQRGRGPRAPRPEGAAQRPEPVMRKEAELPSEPPVMHDPQTPEGRAQKFLMDVTNLMGVPVSVYVDKNEDGSLYVRMVGDTLGILIGRRGETLDALQYLASLQVNKGREGYIRVTLDTENYRAKREESLRRLAARMAQRAVKTGRKVVLEPMNPYERRVLHASLQNHPNVTTHSEGEEPNRHVVITLKGKEERPEESK
- a CDS encoding ABC transporter substrate-binding protein; amino-acid sequence: MTKKLLCMLLSLMLALGTVPALATGIVIGGGAPAAEETSAPQAAVPQAAEPQASEPQAAEPQASEPQAAGAPLAVEPAENGDVLLPGAASPVAAGGTLYFTLDGFVYSYAPGEAQAQPLFKLSSESTQLLGGDELWGLDMLTGAAGPLADGAIDQKVQLDWSAMVAGGQLQYLVYGVCNTADAVYMIAYNQSNPVSTDSQLLRFDLTTGEMTINKLMYALEIAPYKDGKILLMWQDIQRVSDSGGTDLGIVIDEVDAEGALGDTVAANLGQQMGGIAYDAVSDTVYLSGAGEVKRVEADGSLQTVSYAPVTSSMTRPAAVVNGLYAVSSEEGVLLRAPGETQDGQKLTLLGGTMDDTARAFMQETGVALSFDSSTMLTGSEAVRNDMLSGASNVDIYVLNVLLGVDTLMNKGYLAPIESEALTADVQNMYPQIAEALMLDGKLYAYPQQFQLVSWAVNEDAWKEVGWDEEVPVTFSQLFSQLDLWNSEYAEKFPDYNYMQLYLGGVQLLSNALTQYALMYAKEGEPLKFDSQEFIDILDQIESMDIDMNYTEEITPELMEEITAVLMRESLIESLTTDVLTVSDDAEPLKRPIAPMVFTEGETPAIQASLVVYVLNPNSPNLDLAAQFLEYAAAHPSDRMRVSLYPGNDEPARPKDYEKTVAEIQKEIDALTAQLETAEDADKADLTAKIDQNKAQLDALDKTYWAVSPDGIRYYREFAPYMTLGLNASFMFNMENQAATQELNTLLVRYMDGQLSADQLVKELDKKLEMMYLETN